One Fusarium falciforme chromosome 1, complete sequence genomic window carries:
- a CDS encoding APH domain-containing protein, translating into MAGRVRQPVDEAALERYISDNVPAIKTPIDLKQFGFGQSNPTYQITAADGQRFVMRKKPPGKLLSKTAHKVEREYRIMHALEHTDLPVPKTYCLCEDDSVIGTPFYIMEFLDGRIFEDFTMPGVEPAEREAMWRDAVVTLARFHAVDYQKVGLEKFGRASGFYPRQINTWVTICGSQEKAVDVETKEAVGRLPNFDETVRFFKNERLQPKDRATLVHGDYKIDNLVFHKTEPRVIGILDWEMATIGHPLSDVCNFLTNFYTSKYPGTTPYDVSKFLPGRTPGLPQPEQILEWYTVESGYDPRAEVPWGMAFSIWKLAGVCQGIAARYAARQASSEKAKHYSMTRGPLAKVAWELAKEAGAGKEAKLSMRMKDMVIAGPSMAGNIRRRITLPDPGFDPRADERRPLLGTRLSTSGVENAEAVYSCMTDPHSHLPVYTNIHRIRRDIISVVEDYLSLEQLQDLRINVTVVRPLVDKFYGLNDISIIYCLLVNRAQFLDEQSHLNNRHNVNFTRATLCELIATRILRRFGEAHGGHEGLLLLAHILVAGFEPFQNAPDEIRAEAERITTWVHQKTLPSLEIAIVTESKHFLSSATCQKVVTAIYEGRIVYTPSTFWDIIPDHYKLKPISIYEPRESPLLNQYRLIVPRTRNILESLQFAVLLALYFSVMILRSQGLHNGVEVAFAIFAFGWGLDQFATILAHGWNVYTQNLWSFLDVAFVLIYWVYLILRIYGWRLDDTNMIEQAYDVLALAAPVLVPRLAFNLLSDNLVFLSLRSMVADFFFLTALSAWCFLGFLLSLLWLGEGAHPIVTISKWMIYIWFGLDGTGIQRSTEFHWLLGPSVMVAFAFLGNTLFLTILVSMLSNTFSNISSNALQEINFRRAVLTLEGVKADAVFAYQPPFNILAVFLFIPLKFIVNPRWFHKIHVAAVKTLNFPVLILIAVAERRLLWPSRVVEDPTEVKAPPPTKSRFWKKWRLTVHRDLRAVFQVPPPDTVHDDIAVDDDLTHHLIRRQFTRNATAELDHNRPSDPSVRRPSRRDSMFPGIPQKLRGSFSDADVLEGTAERLANMERAMRRMETMLSRLVPSSEEAIDDDSNDAELDESGTLRDDNTAASSFRGLMDRVS; encoded by the exons ATGGCTGGCAGGGTACGGCAGCCCGTCGACGAGGCGGCGCTCGAGAGGTACATCTCGGATAATGTGCCAGCTATCAAGACGCCGATTGATCTGAAGCAG TTCGGCTTTGGTCAATCCAACCCCACGTACCAGATCACGGCCGCTGATGGTCAGCGCTTCGTGATGCGAAAGAAGCCTCCTGGAAAGCTCCTCTCCAAGACGGCGCACAAGGTTGAGCGTGAATATCGCATCATGCACGCTCTCGAGCACACTGACCTTCCGGTGCCCAAGACGTACTGCTTGTGTGAGGATGACTCGGTCATCGGCACCCCGTTCTACATCATGGAGTTTCTCGATGGGCGCATCTTTGAGGACTTTACCATGCCGGGTGTCGAGCCCGCTGAGCGCGAGGCCATGTGGCGCGACGCTGTGGTAACGCTCGCGCGCTTCCACGCTGTCGATTATCAAAAGGTTGGTCTGGAGAAGTTTGGCAGGGCATCGGGGTTCTACCCTCGACAGATCAACACATGGGTCACCATCTGCGGGAGCCAGGAGAAGGCCGTGGACGTGGAGACGAAGGAGGCCGTTGGGAGGCTTCccaactttgacgagacGGTGCGCTTCTTCAAGAATGAGCGACTGCAGCCCAAGGACCGGGCGACTCTTGTGCATGGCGACTACAAGATTGACAACCTGGTGTTTCACAAGACGGAGCCGAGAGTCATTGGCATTCTAGA CTGGGAGATGGCCACGATCGGCCATCCTCTATCCGACGTGTGCAACTTCTTGACCAACTTCTACACTTCCAAATACCCGGGAACAACGCCCTACGACGTGTCCAAGTTCCTCCCCGGACGGACGCCGGGCCTGCCACAGCCGGAGCAGATCCTGGAGTGGTACACGGTGGAGAGTGGGTACGACCCCCGAGCCGAGGTGCCATGGGGCATGGCCTTTAGCATCTGGAAGCTGGCGGGCGTGTGCCAGGGGATCGCGGCGCGGTACGCGGCGAGGCAGGCGAGCAGCGAAAAGGCCAAGCATTACTCGATGACCAGGGGACCGCTGGCAAAGGTCGCTTGGGagttggccaaggaggctggGGCTGGCAAGGAGGCAAAGCT ATCTATGCGCATGAAAGATATGGTGATT GCCGGCCCGTCAATGGCTGGCAACATCCGCCGGCGCATCACGCTGCCGGATCCCGGATTCGATCCGAGAGCGGACGAGAGGCGTCCTCTGTTGGGCACCCGCCTCAGCACGAGCGGCGTCGAGAACGCCGAGGCCGTCTACAGCTGCATGACGGATCCTCACAGCCACTTGCCCGTGTACACCAACATCCACCGCATCCGTCGCGACATTATCAGCGTGGTTGAGGACTATCTGAGCCTGGAGCAGCTGCAGGACCTGAGGATCAACGTCACTGTTGTGAGGCCGCTGGTGGACAAGTTCTATGGCCTGAATGACATTTCCATCA TCTACTGTCTACTGGTCAACCGTGCTCAGTTCCTCGATGAACAGTCTCATCTGAACAACAGACACAATGTCAATTTTACGCGCGCCACCCTGTGCGAGCTCATCGCGACACGCATCCTCCGTCGCTTCGGCGAGGCTCACGGCGGCCACGAAGGCCTCCTCCTGTTGGCCCACATCCTCGTCGCCGGCTTCGAGCCCTTCCAGAACGCCCCTGATGAGATCCGCGCCGAGGCGGAGCGCATCACCACCTGGGTTCATCAAAAGACCCTGCCGTCTCTCGAGATTGCCATTGTGACTGAGAGCAAGCATTTCTTGAGCTCTGCTACTTGTCAAAAGGTTGTAACTGCCATCTACGAGGGTCGCATCGTCTACACCCCTTCGACTTTCTGGGACATCATCCCCGATCACTATAAGTTGAAGCCTATATCTATCTACGAGCCTCGCGAGTCGCCTCTTCTCAACCAATACCGGCTCATTGTCCCCCGCACCCGAAACATCCTCGAGTCCCTCCAATTCGCAGTGTTACTCGCTCTCTATTTTAGCGTCATGATTCTAAGGAGCCAGGGCCTACACAATGGCGTCGAGGTTGCCTTTGCCATCTTTGCTTTTGGATGGGGTCTGGACCAGTTTGCTACCATCCTGGCACACGGATG GAACGTGTATACCCAGAACCTCTGGTCATTCCTCGATGTCGCCTTTGTCCTTATCTATTGGGTATACCTCATCCTACGCATCTACGGATGGCGTCTTGATGACACAAATATGATTGAGCAAGCATACGACGTGCTCGCGCTCGCCGCTCCTGTGTTGGTCCCGCGGTTGGCGTTCAACCTACTCAGTGACAACTTGGTCTTCTTATCCCTTAGGTCGATGGTGGCCGATTTCTTCTTTCTGACAGCACTGTCAGCTTGGTGTTTTCTCGGCTTCTTGCTGTCGCTTCTCTGGCTTGGCGAGGGAGCTCACCCCATAGT GACCATCTCGAAATGGATGATCTACATCTGGTTTGGGCTTGACGGTACAGGCATCCAACGATCG ACCGAGTTTCACTGGCTATTAGGGCCTAGTGTCATGGTGGCCTTTGCTTTCCTGGGCAACACACTGTTTCTCACGATCCTGGTGTCCATGTTGTCCAACACCTTTAGCAACATTTCGTCCAACGCCCTGCAAGAGATCAACTTTCGACGAGCAGTCCTCACCCTCGAGGGTGTCAAGGCCGACGCTGTCTTTGCGTATCAACCCCCGTTCAACATCCTCGCAGTGTTTCTGTTCATCCCCCTCAAGTTCATCGTCAACCCCCGGTGGTTCCACAAGATCCACGTCGCGGCTGTCAAGACCCTTAACTTCCCAGTACTTATACTCATCGCCGTTGCTGAGCGCCGCCTGCTCTGGCCTTCTCGGGTTGTCGAGGACCCTaccgaggtcaaggctcCACCGCCGACCAAGAGTCGGTTCTGGAAAAAGTGGCGGTTAACCGTCCACCGAGATTTGCGCGCCGTGTTCCAGGTCCCGCCACCGGATACGGTGCACGACGATATcgccgtcgacgacgacttgACGCATCATCTCATCCGAAGACAGTTTACGCGGAATGCGACAGCTGAGCTCGACCATAATCGTCCGAGCGACCCTAGTGTTCGACGCCCGTCGCGACGTGATTCCATGTTCCCGGGCATCCCACAGAAGCTTCGAGGGTCATTCTCCGACGCCGACGTCTTGGAGGGAACGGCAGAGAGGCTCGCAAACATGGAAAGGGCCATGCGTAGGATGGAAACTATGCTCTCACGGCTCGTCCCATCCAGCGAGGAAGCAATTGACGATGATAGTAACGACGCTGAGCTAGACGAGAGTGGTACACTTAGAGACGATAACACGGCAGCATCTTCATTCAGGGGCTTGATGGATCGGGTTTCATAA
- a CDS encoding Small nuclear ribonucleoprotein Sm D1, with product MKLVRFLMKCANETVTIELKNGTIVHGTISSVSPQMNTALRNVKMTIKGQDPVSLDTMNIRGSTIRYFILPDSLPLDTLLIDDAPKPKNKARKEAERGGGRGRGRGGGRGRGRGRGRGGRP from the exons ATGAAGCTCGTTCG ATTCCTAATGAAATGCGCCAACGAGACGGTGACAATTGAGTTGAAGAATG GCACCATCGTCCACGGCACCATCTCCTCCGTCTCCCCCCAGATGAACACGGCCCTCCGCAACGTCAAGATGACGATCAAGGGCCAGGACCCCGTCTCTCTCGACACCATGAACATCCGAGGCTCCACCATCCGATACTTTATCCTCCCCGACTCGTTACCCCTCGACACCCTCCTCATCGACGAtgcgcccaagcccaagaacaAGGCCCGCAAGGAGGCCGAGCGGGGCGGTGGCCGAGGGCGCGGCAGGGGTGGCGGCAGAGGACGTGGTCGCGGCCGCGGACGGGGAGGACGACCTTAG
- a CDS encoding Transcriptional activator HAP2 yields the protein MDYGQYQQQGQNTNSGYANSGAANNITSPTNNINQHTVQTSPIIPQQQHQAQPQGHNMYQPQYGVPQQGMQQVYGMPGIQAAAMAATAAASGSNYGYMPSDPNMPQSSPRMGGATAKKDNRQSPRMNNMTQIPARRMSQVTSPGVPNASTMMSHAGARPGVAPPQMPAAQMQHPQSPEMPAGGGVEESPLYVNAKQFHRILKRRVARQKLEEQLRLTSKGRKPYLHESRHNHAMRRPRGPGGRFLTAEEVAAMERDAGKGDGKADDSAAGDKASGSAGTKRKSAADSSSTNKRAKTDTASPRDDEDEDEG from the coding sequence ATGGACTACGGCCAATATCAACAGCAAGGACAAAACACAAACTCAGGCTACGCGAACTCTGGTGCTGCTAACAACATCACTTCGCCCACAAACAACATCAACCAGCACACGGTGCAGACGTCGCCCATTAtcccccagcagcagcaccaggcTCAGCCTCAAGGACACAACATGTATCAACCACAATACGGCGTGCCACAGCAGGGCATGCAGCAAGTTTATGGCATGCCCGGAATCCAGGCGGCCGCAATGGCTGCGACCGCTGCCGCGTCTGGCTCCAATTATGGTTATATGCCCTCAGATCCCAACATGCCTCAAAGCTCCCCTCGTATGGGCGGCGCCACCGCTAAGAAGGACAATCGCCAGTCTCCTCGCATGAACAACATGACACAGATTCCCGCCCGCCGAATGAGCCAGGTCACCAGCCCTGGGGTTCCCAACGCGTCGACCATGATGAGCCACGCCGGCGCGCGACCGGGCGTTGCCCCACCTCAAATGCCGGCCGCACAGATGCAACATCCGCAATCCCCGGAGATGCCGGCCGGAGGCGGCGTTGAGGAATCGCCACTATATGTCAATGCCAAGCAGTTTCATCGAATTCTCAAGCGGCGTGTTGCCCGACAAAAGCTTGAGGAACAGCTTCGACTGACCTCGAAAGGCCGAAAACCCTACCTTCACGAATCGCGACATAACCACGCAATGCGCCGTCCGCGTGGCCCTGGTGGTCGATTCCTCACAGCAGAAGAAGTCGCCGCTATGGAGCGCGACGCTGGCAAGGGAGACGGCAAAGCTGATGATTCCGCGGCCGGAGATAAGGCGTCTGGATCCGCAGGAACCAAGCGCAAGTCTGCAGCCGACTCTTCGTCAACGAACAAGAGAGCTAAGACGGACACAGCGAGCCCAAgggacgacgaagatgaagacgagggtTGA
- a CDS encoding U6 snRNA-associated Sm-like protein LSm2 has translation MLFFSFFKTLIDHEVTVELKNDIQLKGILKSVDQYLNIKLDDIQVVEELKYPHMSSVKNVFIRGSVVRYVHLPAASVDTQLLEDATRREAAAQQAKAK, from the exons ATGCTCTTCTTCAG CTTCTTCAAGACCCTCATCGACCACGAGGTCACGGTCGAGCTCAAGAATGACATCCAGCTCAAGGGCATCCTCAAGAGCGTGGACCAGTATCTCAACATCAAGCTTGACGACATCCAggttgtcgaggagctcaagtaCCCCCACATG AGCTCCGTTAAGAACGTCTTCATCCGTGGTTCCGTGGTGAGATATGTCCACCTCCCCGCTGCGTCGGTGGACACGCAGCTGCTGGAGGATGCCACCCGAAGGG AAGCTGCGGCTCAGCAGGCAAAGGCCAAGTAG